The following are from one region of the Moritella sp. 24 genome:
- a CDS encoding cytochrome c5 family protein yields MYKLRNILITLSASLLFVFNVSANHNSAESIEERIAPVGQVYLPGELAPVVAKSTAPAEPRSGEQVYTATCNMCHGSGLAGAPIKGNADQWAPRIAQGKETLYRHAIEGLNGAMPARGTCSTCSDDELQAAVDFMIQGL; encoded by the coding sequence ATGTATAAATTACGAAATATTCTAATCACTTTATCAGCATCATTGCTATTTGTATTCAATGTAAGTGCAAATCATAATTCAGCTGAATCAATTGAAGAACGCATTGCTCCTGTAGGTCAAGTATACCTACCAGGTGAACTTGCTCCTGTTGTTGCTAAAAGCACAGCACCAGCAGAACCTCGTTCTGGTGAACAAGTTTATACAGCTACTTGTAACATGTGTCATGGCAGTGGCCTTGCAGGCGCTCCAATTAAAGGTAATGCAGACCAGTGGGCTCCTCGAATCGCACAAGGTAAAGAGACACTTTATCGCCATGCAATTGAAGGCTTAAATGGTGCAATGCCAGCACGTGGTACATGTTCTACGTGTTCTGATGATGAACTACAAGCTGCCGTTGATTTCATGATCCAAGGTTTATAA